Proteins encoded by one window of Chondromyces crocatus:
- a CDS encoding putative metal-binding motif-containing protein gives MRAGLAAWLWCAAGGALWVAGGCGPMFTADTSGSGGEGGSWNTGGSGATGGGGEGACSDADLDGDGLSECDGDCDDGNPLIPGPTEICGDGIDNDCKGGADPESICKGLGTFVSPDGDDKNPGTTERPVRTLKKGIEHAQQIGPNTFVYVAEGRYEEDVLLTQHISLKGGHDATSWTWNPAAHPSVIACTSFTCVRANSTISRSTVVEGFTIQAQDGAPANAPGGVTITLDGGSPILRGNRIIGGHINGNVNNAKRSIAVHVLGSPSEQLGALINDNVIEAGNSENDASIGVLIESQAAAQVGENQIRSGSGQSSFGIIDSGARPDTKVFKNRIQAGTAMNGVSYGMTTRGDVLIDSNLINTDMGTPPVCLSVSYWCGGIASYSSASRIVNNVIFGASADQSAAIYLPELDVPAPDIHINSNYLDATGNGSTSVSAKSAAIVLGSPYAGGNPNAQYAIIRNNTLIGGRNQYRYGVYEETVLNQTANPKGFTNNLFFFMPQSGGNEYLYRRWNGTSAVNFAMLGALPAAYTGNVQGDPKVDTEFRLTAGSPCIGAGTIEDAPTHDFIDGARPQGIYDIGPHEVP, from the coding sequence ATGCGTGCAGGACTGGCGGCATGGCTCTGGTGTGCGGCGGGGGGCGCGCTGTGGGTGGCAGGGGGTTGCGGGCCGATGTTCACCGCCGACACCTCGGGAAGCGGGGGAGAGGGCGGCTCGTGGAACACCGGGGGCTCGGGAGCGACCGGCGGCGGGGGAGAGGGGGCGTGCAGCGACGCCGACCTCGACGGCGATGGTCTGTCGGAGTGCGACGGCGACTGTGACGATGGCAATCCGCTGATCCCGGGTCCGACCGAGATCTGTGGCGACGGGATCGACAACGACTGCAAGGGTGGAGCCGATCCGGAGAGCATCTGCAAAGGGCTCGGCACGTTCGTGTCTCCCGACGGGGACGACAAGAACCCCGGCACGACCGAGAGGCCAGTCCGCACGCTCAAGAAAGGCATCGAGCACGCGCAACAGATCGGCCCCAACACGTTCGTCTACGTCGCCGAAGGGCGGTACGAGGAGGATGTCCTCCTGACCCAGCACATCAGCCTGAAGGGCGGCCACGACGCCACCTCGTGGACCTGGAACCCTGCGGCGCATCCCAGCGTCATCGCGTGTACCTCGTTCACCTGCGTCCGCGCGAACTCGACGATCTCGCGAAGCACCGTGGTCGAAGGGTTCACCATCCAGGCGCAGGATGGGGCCCCTGCGAACGCCCCCGGGGGCGTCACCATCACCCTGGATGGCGGCTCGCCGATCCTCAGGGGGAACCGGATCATCGGCGGTCACATCAACGGCAACGTCAACAACGCCAAGCGATCCATCGCGGTTCACGTGCTCGGCTCGCCCTCGGAGCAGCTCGGAGCGCTCATCAACGACAACGTGATCGAGGCAGGAAACTCCGAGAACGACGCCTCCATCGGCGTGCTCATCGAGTCCCAGGCCGCCGCGCAGGTGGGAGAGAACCAGATCCGGAGCGGGTCGGGGCAATCCTCCTTCGGCATCATCGACTCCGGCGCGCGCCCCGACACGAAGGTATTCAAGAACCGCATCCAGGCCGGGACCGCCATGAATGGCGTCTCTTATGGCATGACCACCCGCGGTGACGTGCTCATCGACAGCAACCTCATCAACACCGACATGGGCACCCCTCCGGTCTGCCTCAGCGTCTCGTACTGGTGCGGCGGGATCGCCAGCTACAGCTCCGCCTCACGGATCGTGAACAACGTGATCTTCGGCGCGTCGGCCGATCAATCGGCGGCGATCTACCTGCCGGAACTCGACGTGCCCGCACCGGACATCCACATCAATTCGAACTACCTCGACGCAACCGGCAATGGCTCCACCTCCGTCAGCGCGAAATCGGCGGCCATCGTCCTCGGCTCGCCCTACGCGGGAGGAAACCCGAATGCTCAATATGCGATCATTCGCAACAACACCCTGATCGGTGGGCGCAACCAGTACAGGTACGGCGTCTATGAAGAGACGGTCCTGAATCAGACGGCCAACCCGAAGGGTTTCACGAACAACCTGTTCTTCTTCATGCCCCAGTCGGGAGGCAACGAATACCTCTACAGGCGCTGGAACGGGACTTCGGCCGTGAATTTCGCCATGCTCGGCGCCCTCCCGGCAGCGTACACGGGCAATGTGCAAGGAGACCCCAAGGTGGACACCGAGTTCCGCCTCACCGCGGGCTCGCCTTGCATCGGAGCCGGCACGATCGAGGACGCGCCGACCCATGACTTCATCGATGGCGCCCGACCTCAAGGGATCTATGACATCGGTCCCCACGAAGTCCCCTGA
- the ureB gene encoding urease subunit beta yields the protein MHLSPREIDKLTLHNAGFLAQKRLARGVRLNVPESIALLSTQILELIRDGKRVAELMDLGKRILGRNQVMEGVPEIVTEVQIEGTFPDGTKLVTVHHPIAAEQGDLALALYGSFLPVPDLARFPSLPLSRELTSPPGAYQVPEGDIVLNEGRSVVQLRVANLADRPIQVGSHYHFIEANPYLRFDRARAYGHRLDIPAGAAVRFEPGEVKTVTLVPIAGERVIRGGNNLAQGPVCPENLARAMERVQALGFAHEPEA from the coding sequence ATGCACCTCTCTCCGCGTGAGATCGACAAGCTGACCTTGCACAATGCGGGCTTTCTGGCGCAGAAGCGCCTCGCCCGCGGGGTGAGGCTCAACGTCCCGGAGAGCATCGCTCTCCTCTCCACCCAGATTCTGGAACTGATCCGCGATGGGAAGCGCGTCGCGGAGCTGATGGACCTCGGAAAGAGGATCCTCGGCCGCAACCAGGTGATGGAAGGCGTCCCCGAGATCGTCACGGAAGTGCAGATCGAGGGGACATTTCCGGACGGTACGAAGCTCGTCACGGTCCATCATCCCATCGCCGCCGAGCAGGGCGACCTCGCCCTCGCTCTTTACGGGAGCTTCCTCCCCGTCCCGGATCTCGCGCGTTTCCCCTCGCTCCCTCTTTCCAGAGAGCTGACTTCTCCCCCTGGCGCTTACCAGGTTCCCGAGGGGGACATCGTCCTCAACGAAGGGCGCAGCGTGGTGCAGCTCCGGGTGGCGAACCTCGCCGACCGGCCCATCCAGGTCGGGAGTCATTACCATTTCATCGAGGCGAACCCGTATCTCCGCTTCGACCGGGCCAGGGCTTACGGCCACCGCCTCGACATTCCGGCGGGCGCAGCGGTCCGGTTCGAGCCGGGAGAGGTGAAGACGGTCACGCTCGTCCCGATCGCGGGGGAGCGGGTGATCCGCGGCGGGAACAACCTCGCTCAGGGCCCCGTGTGCCCAGAGAACCTCGCGCGCGCCATGGAGCGCGTCCAGGCGCTCGGTTTCGCCCACGAACCGGAGGCCTGA
- a CDS encoding LysR family transcriptional regulator, producing MAPPRMDFTRLSAFVAVATHRNFRRAAVELGVSPSALSHAVRELEENLGVRLLHRTSRSVSPTEAGDRLLGRLSTSFREIGDALDEVNAFRDTPVGTLRINSSHLAAEMVLTPIMGRFLRAHPQMQLEVVCEDGLVDVVAGGFDAGIRFGESVQQDMIAVPIGPQQRWAIVGSPSYFAQRGRPKVPSDLKAHACIRYRFQSGALFPWEFEKAGKEQTVDVQGPLTLGSQTLMIHAAIDGVGLASVFEAMATPSLNEGRLERVLDDWCPPYPGLYLYYPSRRQMSAGLRAFVEMARGHVAAP from the coding sequence ATGGCCCCCCCCCGGATGGACTTCACGCGCCTCTCCGCCTTCGTGGCCGTGGCGACGCACCGCAATTTTCGACGGGCCGCCGTGGAGCTGGGCGTGTCCCCTTCGGCGCTCAGCCACGCGGTGCGCGAGCTGGAGGAGAACCTCGGCGTCCGCTTGCTGCACCGGACCAGCCGGAGCGTCTCACCGACCGAGGCGGGAGATCGGCTGCTCGGGCGGTTGAGCACGTCGTTCCGCGAGATCGGGGACGCGCTCGACGAGGTGAACGCTTTCCGCGACACGCCGGTGGGGACGCTGCGGATCAACTCGTCCCACCTGGCGGCGGAGATGGTGCTGACCCCGATCATGGGCCGCTTTCTGCGAGCGCATCCCCAGATGCAGCTGGAGGTCGTCTGCGAAGACGGCCTCGTGGACGTGGTCGCGGGAGGCTTCGACGCCGGCATCCGCTTCGGGGAGAGTGTGCAGCAGGACATGATCGCCGTGCCGATCGGGCCCCAGCAACGCTGGGCGATCGTGGGTTCGCCGAGCTATTTCGCTCAGCGAGGGAGGCCGAAGGTCCCTTCCGATCTGAAAGCGCACGCCTGCATCCGGTACCGCTTCCAGAGCGGCGCGCTGTTCCCCTGGGAGTTCGAGAAGGCCGGCAAGGAGCAGACGGTGGACGTGCAAGGCCCTCTCACGCTGGGCAGCCAGACGCTGATGATCCACGCCGCGATCGACGGGGTCGGGCTGGCGTCCGTGTTCGAGGCGATGGCCACCCCGTCGCTGAACGAGGGTCGGCTGGAGCGGGTGCTCGACGACTGGTGTCCGCCGTACCCCGGTCTGTACCTGTACTACCCGAGCCGTCGGCAGATGTCGGCCGGGCTGCGCGCGTTCGTGGAGATGGCGCGGGGCCACGTCGCCGCGCCGTAG
- a CDS encoding urease accessory protein UreD produces the protein MDPKASPERAGGGTLGVARVDGASAVVSSRADAPLKLLVPRPRGPAAWIYAATLGGGLLPGDSIDLDLDLAPAAAALVATQSSTKIYPSDGRPSVQTLRARLADGAFLAWLPDPLCPFAGAIYRQHQRIDLSPGASLALVDAIVSGRAARAERWQFTSLHCTTEIFVDGRLTIRDALHLEDDADLSVADRMGRFDALATVLLLGPALAEAAAGLVERFAATPLRAEPRQLASLHTAVNPVAGGALLRIAGERIEEVTAAVRSALQVLTPLLGEDPWARRW, from the coding sequence ATGGACCCGAAGGCGTCGCCCGAGCGGGCGGGGGGCGGCACCCTGGGCGTCGCCCGCGTCGATGGAGCCTCGGCCGTCGTCTCCTCCCGCGCAGACGCCCCCCTCAAGCTCCTCGTCCCTCGGCCGCGTGGACCTGCGGCCTGGATCTACGCGGCGACGCTCGGCGGTGGGTTGCTCCCTGGCGACAGCATCGACCTCGACCTCGACCTCGCGCCGGCAGCCGCCGCGCTCGTCGCCACCCAGTCTTCCACCAAGATCTACCCCAGCGATGGGCGTCCCTCGGTGCAGACCCTCCGCGCTCGCCTCGCCGACGGCGCCTTCCTCGCGTGGCTTCCGGATCCTCTCTGCCCCTTCGCCGGCGCGATCTACCGCCAGCACCAGCGCATCGACCTGTCGCCCGGGGCCTCGCTCGCCCTCGTCGACGCCATCGTCTCCGGCCGAGCTGCGCGGGCCGAGCGCTGGCAGTTCACGTCCCTCCACTGCACCACCGAGATCTTCGTCGACGGGCGCCTCACGATCCGCGACGCGCTCCACCTCGAAGACGACGCCGACCTCTCCGTCGCGGACCGCATGGGCCGCTTCGACGCGCTCGCCACCGTGCTGCTGCTCGGGCCTGCCCTCGCCGAGGCGGCCGCGGGCCTGGTCGAGCGGTTCGCCGCCACCCCGCTGCGGGCCGAGCCGCGCCAGCTCGCGTCCCTCCACACGGCGGTCAATCCGGTCGCTGGCGGCGCGCTGCTCCGCATCGCCGGCGAGCGCATCGAGGAGGTGACCGCCGCCGTCCGCAGCGCGCTCCAGGTCCTCACGCCACTCCTCGGTGAGGACCCGTGGGCGCGGCGGTGGTGA
- a CDS encoding PDZ domain-containing protein, producing MMTGAKTVHVALGMVAAGAAAIAMIHAGRGQDENVAWAAEKARPAEVPAQAGNDRQVQDPSAHQAETPGRDALADEPRPLRAAPPQQQAEERRSEREPHKEDVKKKGNARERVATLLSSGPSAALLQKGDAVLAVDGRSVDKAEALEDYLTSLAPGTAVLMEVMRAGERRFLGVQLSSAPPRPKPKPQRAEQTAPAASTHVVVVQPVPMEPAQVAQAPAGFFFGVGGDSGGYGMRPPTSAAPGLPQTPGATFAPGPGTSSLAYPQIPGVAQPPGFPGGAAFGGGSIPGFGSVGAIGANSSAGVGSVAGAANSVIGRGGGMGPMGGSAGSIGGGAVGFGVMGGAIGGALAR from the coding sequence ATGATGACTGGAGCGAAGACCGTGCATGTGGCGCTCGGCATGGTGGCCGCGGGCGCCGCCGCGATCGCGATGATCCACGCTGGGCGCGGGCAGGATGAGAACGTGGCCTGGGCCGCGGAGAAGGCTCGGCCGGCCGAGGTACCTGCACAGGCTGGGAATGATCGGCAGGTGCAAGACCCGAGCGCTCACCAGGCGGAAACACCGGGCCGAGATGCGCTCGCGGATGAGCCGCGACCTCTGCGCGCCGCGCCGCCGCAGCAGCAGGCCGAGGAGCGCAGGAGTGAGCGGGAGCCCCACAAGGAAGACGTGAAGAAGAAGGGAAACGCGCGGGAGCGGGTGGCGACACTGCTCTCGTCGGGGCCGTCGGCCGCGCTGCTCCAGAAAGGCGACGCGGTGCTCGCCGTGGACGGGCGCTCCGTGGACAAGGCGGAGGCCTTGGAGGACTACCTGACGTCGCTCGCGCCAGGTACGGCGGTGCTGATGGAGGTGATGCGCGCAGGCGAGCGCCGGTTCCTCGGCGTGCAGCTCTCGAGCGCCCCTCCGAGGCCGAAGCCGAAGCCGCAGCGCGCGGAGCAGACCGCGCCAGCCGCGTCCACGCACGTGGTGGTGGTGCAGCCCGTGCCCATGGAACCCGCTCAGGTGGCCCAGGCCCCCGCCGGCTTCTTCTTCGGGGTGGGCGGTGACAGTGGCGGCTACGGGATGCGACCCCCCACCTCGGCAGCTCCTGGGCTGCCGCAGACACCGGGCGCGACGTTCGCCCCCGGCCCGGGGACTTCTTCCCTCGCCTACCCGCAGATCCCTGGCGTCGCGCAGCCTCCAGGGTTCCCGGGCGGGGCTGCGTTCGGCGGCGGGAGCATCCCGGGGTTCGGCTCGGTCGGCGCCATCGGAGCCAACAGCAGCGCCGGCGTGGGCAGCGTTGCAGGCGCCGCGAACTCGGTGATCGGCCGCGGTGGCGGGATGGGTCCGATGGGCGGTAGTGCCGGTTCCATCGGCGGTGGCGCCGTCGGCTTCGGTGTGATGGGTGGCGCCATCGGTGGTGCCCTCGCACGCTAG
- a CDS encoding oxidoreductase has protein sequence MKIWLITGASRGLGAEITRAALDKGDAVVATARSPRDITARFGEHERLFPVALDVADERQAQTAIQAAIERFGHIDVLVNNAGFGVLGAAEETSDAETRAVFDTNVFGVLRVLRAALPHFRARRSGHIINISSIGGFSGAAGYAVYAATKFALEGLSESLADEVAPLGIRVTIVEPGYFRTDFLSGGSLRPTAQQIADYADTVGKVRVMSSERNGRQPGDPALAAQAVVTIAHAEQPPLRLPLGLDAIARNRQKLADVAREMDVWQALGESTWFPEDRPAS, from the coding sequence ATGAAGATCTGGCTCATCACTGGCGCGTCCCGAGGTCTTGGTGCCGAGATCACCCGCGCTGCCCTGGACAAGGGGGACGCCGTCGTCGCCACGGCGCGCTCTCCTCGGGACATCACCGCGCGCTTCGGCGAGCACGAGCGCCTCTTCCCCGTCGCACTCGACGTCGCCGACGAGCGCCAGGCGCAGACGGCGATCCAGGCGGCGATCGAACGCTTCGGTCACATCGACGTCCTCGTCAACAACGCCGGTTTCGGCGTACTGGGCGCTGCCGAGGAGACGAGCGATGCCGAGACCAGGGCCGTCTTCGACACGAACGTCTTCGGGGTGCTGCGGGTCCTGCGGGCGGCGCTACCGCACTTCCGTGCCCGGCGCAGCGGACACATCATCAACATCTCGTCCATCGGCGGCTTCAGTGGAGCGGCGGGGTACGCCGTCTACGCTGCCACCAAGTTCGCGCTGGAGGGGCTGTCCGAGTCGCTGGCCGACGAGGTCGCTCCCCTGGGGATCCGCGTGACGATCGTCGAGCCGGGCTACTTCCGCACGGATTTCCTCTCGGGTGGGTCGCTGCGGCCGACGGCGCAGCAGATCGCGGACTATGCGGACACGGTCGGCAAGGTCCGGGTGATGTCCAGCGAACGGAATGGACGTCAGCCGGGTGACCCCGCGCTGGCCGCCCAGGCGGTGGTCACCATCGCCCACGCCGAGCAGCCCCCGCTGCGGCTGCCTCTGGGCCTCGACGCCATCGCGCGCAACCGCCAGAAGCTCGCCGACGTCGCGCGCGAGATGGACGTCTGGCAAGCGCTGGGCGAGTCGACCTGGTTCCCTGAGGACCGGCCGGCGTCCTGA
- a CDS encoding PRC-barrel domain-containing protein, with protein MLDASTVHVAPGRFTQETTRYPEEVRMQSPFEGCIEEGMEVRSVDGEKLGKVIGTQAGSIMVEKGFLFPRDCLVSWSDVTEVRDGTIHVARTKAELGMSRDFDHIGQYVGRKNKDRRAETTRHEDAALGGSRRWF; from the coding sequence ATGCTCGATGCATCGACCGTCCACGTGGCACCTGGACGCTTCACCCAGGAGACGACGCGCTACCCCGAGGAGGTCCGTATGCAGAGCCCGTTCGAGGGATGCATTGAAGAGGGGATGGAGGTCCGCAGCGTGGATGGTGAGAAGCTCGGCAAGGTCATCGGCACACAAGCCGGGTCCATCATGGTCGAGAAGGGCTTTCTTTTTCCGAGGGACTGCCTGGTGTCATGGAGTGATGTGACCGAGGTGCGCGACGGGACGATCCACGTCGCGCGCACCAAGGCCGAGCTCGGGATGAGCCGGGATTTCGATCACATCGGGCAGTATGTCGGGCGCAAGAACAAGGACCGGCGTGCTGAGACCACGCGGCACGAGGACGCTGCCCTCGGCGGCAGCAGGCGCTGGTTCTAG